Proteins encoded in a region of the Rutidosis leptorrhynchoides isolate AG116_Rl617_1_P2 chromosome 9, CSIRO_AGI_Rlap_v1, whole genome shotgun sequence genome:
- the LOC139866032 gene encoding uncharacterized protein isoform X1, whose translation MHRKIMDTHDSSVYQHPAGVTLNNDVLKGGNPQIVNNTVLNTPSPNTATVNSDIANSSANVNVVHTINMDKNVNNEKVSYANIVNKEAKSIDRKLSFVPTAVDKEGNEVVIFDEEFVAESSVKWENTACGYFVGYDMTYGALQYNLRRMWGRFGLRDIIMDNNQMCYFKFNSIDGLTQVVEQSPWMVNGKPILVYKWNPDI comes from the coding sequence ATGCATAGGAAGATAATGGATACTCATGATAGCTCTGTATATCAACATCCGGCTGGTGTTACTTTGAATAATGATGTGTTAAAAGGAGGTAATCCACAGATTGTTAATAATACTGTTTTGAATACTCCTAGCCCTAATACTGCAACTGTGAATTCTGATATTGCTAATAGCTCTGCTAATGTGAATGTCGTTCATACTATTAATATGGATAAGAATGTGAATAATGAGAAGGTATCATATGCTAATATTGTGAATAAGGAGGCTAAGAGCATTGATAGGAAACTGAGTTTTGTGCCTACTGCTGTTGATAaagagggtaatgaagttgttataTTTGATGAGGAATTTGTGGCTGAGAGTAGTGTAAAATGGGAGAATACTGCTTGTGGATATTTTGTTGGATATGATATGACTTATGGTGCTTTACAGTACAATTTAAGGAGAATGTGGGGAAGATTTGGACTTAGAGATATTATAATGGATAATAACCAGATGTGCTATTTCAAGTTTAATAGCATAGATGGTTTGACTCAAGTGGTTGAACAAAGTCCTTGGATGGTGAATGGTAAACCTATATTAGTGTATAAATGGAATCCAGATATATGA
- the LOC139866969 gene encoding iron-sulfur cluster assembly protein 1-like, which produces MLRHATNRVLGFTPVVNRIQPRFYHERVVDHYNNPRNVGAFDKNDPTVGTGLVGAPACGDVMKLQIKVDEDTGKITDACFKTFGCGSAIASSSVATEWVKGKQMEEVITIKNTEIAKHLSLPPVKLHCSMLAEDAIKAAVKDYETKRGKSVASTTDKAAEA; this is translated from the exons ATGCTGAGACACGCAACAAATAGGGTTCTAGGGTTTACGCCGGTGGTGAATCGAATTCAGCCACGGTTTTACCATGAAAGGGTGGTggatcattacaataatccacgtAATGTGGGTGCGTTTGATAAGAATGATCCGACGGTCGGAACAGGGCTTGTTGGTGCACCTGCTTGTGGTGATGTAATGAAGCTTCAAATCAAGGTTGATGAAGATACTGGAAAGATTACGGACGCTTGTTTTAAGACGTTTGGTTGTGGTTCTGCTATTGCTTCATCTTCTGTTG CTACTGAATGGGTCAAAGGAAAACAAATGGAAGAAGTTATAACCATCAAGAACAC AGAAATTGCAAAACACTTGTCCCTTCCACCTGTGAAACTCCACTGCAGCATGCTTGCTGAGGATGCTATTAAGGCAGCAGTCAAAGACTATGAGACTAAACGCGGTAAATCGGTTGCTTCGACTACCGATAAAGCTGCCGAGGCTTGA
- the LOC139866032 gene encoding uncharacterized protein isoform X3, which produces MASNKKSNRKVKLPNKFDDSILTFANNSKHQATAEAIVTEIDDTDSKGIAGSEDEVIGTKEDMHRKIMDTHDSSVYQHPAGVTLNNDVLKGGDY; this is translated from the coding sequence ATGGCTTCTAATAAGAAGTCAAATAGGAAAGTTAAACTGCCAAACAAATTTGATGATTCAATCCTCACGTTTGCTAATAACAGTAAGCATCAAGCTACAGCTGAGGCAATTGTGACAGAAATTGATGATACCGACTCAAAAGGAATTGCAGGTTCGGAGGATGAAGTAATTGGTACGAAGGAAGATATGCATAGGAAGATAATGGATACTCATGATAGCTCTGTATATCAACATCCGGCTGGTGTTACTTTGAATAATGATGTGTTAAAAGGAG
- the LOC139866031 gene encoding ribosome biogenesis protein BRX1 homolog 2-like: MLTVISKRFNQNQSTFTSSIALLKSEMGKKRKHTEVQPPAAKKEETAPERPKRTLLGWKDKSEFQQQNDSTGFRNKVKVLVTCSRRINYRYRHLMLNLVSVLPHCKKDNKVESKATKGATLNELVELKSCSSCLFFECRKHKDLYLWMSKCPNGPSVKFLVNAVHTMEELKLTGNHLKGSRPLLTFSSNFDKDPHWKLLKEMITQIFGTPKEHRKSKPYHDHVFVFSIVDDHIWFRNYQISCPHTGADKIDRGGLEKMTLIEVGPRFCLNPIKIFGGSFGGPTLYENPFYVSPNMIRSLEKKKKAGKYATKIKAKTRRKMHEMTNPLEIDEFDDMWKQE; encoded by the exons ATGCTTACTGTTATTAGCAAAC GGTTTAACCAAAATCAATCAACATTCACCTCCTCAATTGCTCTCTTAAAATCTGAAATGGGAAAAAAACGAAAGCATACCGAAGTACAGCCACCGGCAGCGAAAAAGGAAGAAACGGCACCGGAAAGACCTAAACGGACTCTTTTAGGTTGGAAAGATAAATCGGAATTTCAACAGCAAAACGATTCTACTGGTTTTAGGAACAAAGTGAAAGTTTTAGTGACGTGTTCACGTCGAATTAATTACAG GTATCGACATTTGATGTTGAATTTGGTATCAGTTTTGCCTCATTGTAAGAAAGATAATAAAGTTGAGTCTAAAGCTACTAAAGGTGCAACCCTAAATGAGCTTGTTGAACTTAAGAGCTGTTCTTCATGTCTCTTTTTTGAG TGTAGGAAACATAAAGATCTTTACTTGTGGATGTCTAAGTGTCCAAATGGTCCATCTGTCAAGTTCTTAGTGAATGCAG TTCATACAATGGAAGAGTTGAAGCTTACTGGAAATCATCTTAAAGGTTCCCGACCTCTTCTCACATTTTCGTCTAATTTTGATAAAGACCCGCACTGGAAACTGCTAAAAGAAATGATTACACAG ATATTTGGAACTCCTAAGGAGCACAGGAAATCAAAGCCTTATCATGACCATGTGTTTGTGTTCTCCATTGTTGATGACCACATTTGGTTCCGAAATTACCAG ATATCATGTCCTCATACTGGAGCAGATAAAATTGATCGTGGAGGCCTGGAAAAAATGACCCTTATCGAG GTTGGTCCACGATTTTGTTTGAATCCAATCAAGATCTTTGGTGGTAGCTTTGGAGGTCCTACTCTATATGAGAATCCATTCTATGTTTCACCAAATATG ATACGTTCATTGGAGAAGAAAAAGAAGGCGGGCAAGTATGCAACGAAGATTAAAGCCAAGACTAGAAGAAAGATGCATGAGATGACTAACCCATTGGAGATTGATGAGTTTGATGACATGTGGAAACAAGAATAA